TCCCGATCGGGAGGCCCGCCGCGGTGAACCCGCAGGGGATGGCGCAGGCCGGATGTCCGGAGAGGTTGAAGATCCGGGTGAAGCGGGTCAGGCTCGAGCGGACATCGTACTTCTCTTGCTCGATCGTCACCTCGGTCTGGCCCACCGGGGTCGCCACGATGGGTGTCGCAGGCGCGATCAGGACGTCGAGCTTCCCCAGGAGCGCGTCCACCTCGTTCCGGATCATGGCGCGCATCTGCTGCCCCCTCAGGTACTGGGTCGCCGACACGAACGCACCGACCCGCAGGCGATCGCGGACGTCAGCGGCATAGTCGTCGGGGCGGGACCTCATCCACGCCTCGTGGTAGGCCAGCGCCTCCGGAGAGATGATGGCGAAGGACGCCGCGAGGGCGTGCGCGGCGGTGGTCAGGGTCACCTCCTCCACTCTGGCTCCCAGCCCTTCCAGCAGTTTCACCGCCTGCTCGACAGCCTGGCGGAGCGCGCCGCCGGCGGACTCCAGGAAGAACGCGCGCAGCAGCCCCACGCGGAGTCCTTTCGTGTCGCCGGTGAGCGCCCCCGCGTAATCCGGGACCGGCAGCACGCTCGAGGAGGGATCGCGGGGATCGTAGCCGGCCATCGCCCCGAGCATCAGCGCCGAGTCGGCCGCCGTCCGCGTCATCGGCCCCACATGATCCAGCGACCAGGCCAGCGGGAGCACGCCGGCCCGGCTCACGCGGCCGTAGGTCGGCTTGAGCCCCGTGATCCCGCAGAGCGCGGCCGGGATGCGGATCGAGCCGCCGGTGTCGGAGCCGAGCGCGCCCGCACAGAGCCCCGCCGCGACCGCGACCCCCGAGCCCGAGGAGGAGCCTCCCGCGATCCGATGGGTGCGGGGGTCCCACGGGTTCCACGCATCCCCGTAGTGGACGTTGAGGCCTTCGGGGCCGTAGGCGAACTCGTGCATGTTGAGCTTGCCGAGGACGATGGCGCCCGCCTGCTTCAGCCGGGTGACGACGGTGGCGTCTTCACCGGGGACCCACTGGCCGAGGATTTTCGAGCCTCCCGTC
This DNA window, taken from Candidatus Rokuibacteriota bacterium, encodes the following:
- the gatA gene encoding Asp-tRNA(Asn)/Glu-tRNA(Gln) amidotransferase subunit GatA, which produces MIAAKEVSSVEVVQAYLDRIEALDGKLKAYITVCRDEALAAAKAAEAAIMNGESLGRLHGVPIGLKDLYATQGIRTTGGSKILGQWVPGEDATVVTRLKQAGAIVLGKLNMHEFAYGPEGLNVHYGDAWNPWDPRTHRIAGGSSSGSGVAVAAGLCAGALGSDTGGSIRIPAALCGITGLKPTYGRVSRAGVLPLAWSLDHVGPMTRTAADSALMLGAMAGYDPRDPSSSVLPVPDYAGALTGDTKGLRVGLLRAFFLESAGGALRQAVEQAVKLLEGLGARVEEVTLTTAAHALAASFAIISPEALAYHEAWMRSRPDDYAADVRDRLRVGAFVSATQYLRGQQMRAMIRNEVDALLGKLDVLIAPATPIVATPVGQTEVTIEQEKYDVRSSLTRFTRIFNLSGHPACAIPCGFTAAGLPIGMQIAGRPFDEAAVLRVADAYQRATDWHTRRPPVE